In Paractinoplanes brasiliensis, the following proteins share a genomic window:
- a CDS encoding DHA2 family efflux MFS transporter permease subunit, whose translation MDVTAGAPVRYGTPVGRWVLLATVLGSSLAFIDSTVVNIALPAIGRDLGSDAAGLQWTVNGYALSLAALILLGGSLGDRYGRKRVFMLGVAWFAIASLLCGLAPNVEMLIGARVLQGVGGALLTPGALAILEASFAAEDRSRAIGAWSGLGGIGGALGPFLGGWLVEIGNWRYIFLINVPLAVLVLLVAARHVPESRNPAAARRIDYAGVLTGATGLAGLTYGFTAWPEHGPGDPAVLVSLAVGAGAMAAFVLVERRSSHPMLPLRIFANKAFGGANLVTFLVYAANGGVFFLFVVNLQVVSGFTPLASGMALLPTTALMLLLSARAGALSQRTGPRILMTVGPLICAVALLMMSRIGADATYWADVLPAVLIFGLGLSALVAPLTATALGALDDSYAGIASGVNNAVARAAGLLAVAVLPLAAGLGSGNLTDAAQLQPVYRNTMMICAGLMVAGAVLAYLLVPSRLPAHTPPRTFCDPCAPPVQSPESIKSAR comes from the coding sequence ATGGATGTGACTGCTGGGGCGCCGGTGCGGTACGGCACACCGGTCGGGCGCTGGGTGCTGCTGGCCACGGTCCTCGGCTCCAGCCTGGCTTTCATCGACTCCACGGTGGTCAACATCGCCCTGCCGGCGATCGGCCGCGACCTCGGCTCCGACGCGGCCGGCCTGCAGTGGACCGTCAACGGGTACGCGCTCAGCCTGGCCGCGTTGATCCTGCTGGGCGGCTCACTGGGCGACCGGTACGGACGCAAGCGCGTCTTCATGCTCGGTGTCGCCTGGTTCGCGATCGCCTCGCTGCTGTGCGGGCTCGCGCCGAACGTCGAGATGCTGATCGGCGCCCGCGTGCTGCAGGGTGTCGGCGGCGCCCTGCTCACCCCCGGGGCGCTGGCCATCCTTGAGGCGTCGTTCGCGGCCGAGGACAGGTCGCGCGCGATCGGAGCCTGGTCGGGTCTGGGGGGCATCGGCGGCGCGCTCGGCCCGTTCCTGGGCGGCTGGCTGGTCGAGATCGGCAACTGGCGGTACATCTTCCTGATCAACGTGCCGCTCGCCGTGCTGGTCCTCCTGGTCGCGGCCCGGCACGTGCCCGAGTCACGCAACCCGGCGGCGGCCCGCCGCATCGATTACGCCGGGGTGCTCACCGGCGCGACCGGCCTGGCCGGGCTCACGTACGGCTTCACGGCCTGGCCGGAGCACGGGCCCGGTGACCCGGCGGTGCTGGTCTCGCTGGCGGTCGGGGCCGGTGCCATGGCCGCGTTCGTGCTGGTCGAGCGCCGTTCGTCGCACCCGATGCTGCCCCTGCGGATCTTCGCGAACAAGGCGTTCGGCGGGGCCAACCTGGTCACGTTCCTGGTCTACGCGGCCAACGGCGGGGTGTTCTTCCTGTTCGTGGTCAACCTGCAGGTCGTCTCCGGCTTCACGCCGCTGGCCAGCGGGATGGCGCTGCTGCCGACGACAGCGCTGATGCTGCTGCTCTCGGCCCGCGCGGGCGCCCTCTCGCAGCGCACCGGGCCGCGGATCCTGATGACAGTGGGCCCCTTGATCTGCGCGGTCGCCCTGCTGATGATGTCGCGGATCGGTGCGGACGCCACGTACTGGGCCGACGTGCTGCCCGCGGTGCTGATCTTCGGGCTCGGCCTGTCGGCGCTCGTGGCGCCGCTGACAGCCACCGCGCTCGGGGCGCTCGACGACTCGTACGCGGGAATCGCCTCCGGGGTCAACAACGCCGTGGCGCGGGCGGCCGGGCTGCTGGCGGTGGCGGTGCTGCCCCTGGCGGCCGGGCTGGGCAGCGGAAACCTGACCGACGCGGCCCAGCTCCAGCCGGTGTACCGGAACACGATGATGATCTGCGCGGGGCTGATGGTGGCGGGCGCCGTGCTCGCGTATCTGCTGGTGCCGAGCCGCCTGCCGGCCCACACCCCACCCCGTACGTTCTGCGACCCGTGCGCGCCCCCGGTGCAGTCACCCGAGTCGATCAAGAGCGCCCGATAA
- a CDS encoding helix-turn-helix domain-containing protein — protein MRLSNADDLGVYLRERRHAASMTQAQLAARARVSRRWLTDLEAGKATAEVGLVFRVVAALGLFIDVRPEPESDFDLDAYLDSFGGSST, from the coding sequence ATGCGCCTCAGCAATGCGGATGACCTGGGTGTTTACCTGCGAGAGAGACGCCACGCCGCCTCGATGACGCAGGCCCAGCTGGCTGCCCGCGCCAGGGTGAGCCGCCGATGGCTCACCGATCTCGAGGCCGGCAAGGCCACCGCTGAGGTCGGGCTCGTCTTCAGAGTTGTCGCCGCCCTCGGGCTGTTCATCGACGTTCGTCCCGAGCCCGAGTCAGATTTCGACCTGGACGCCTACCTCGATTCCTTCGGCGGGAGCTCGACATGA
- a CDS encoding PseG/SpsG family protein, with protein sequence MTTVGIRCDAGARTGVGHLVRCVALAEELVSRGVGVRFLSDLGGVEWAESQLTSRGLPWSPPPADPAGLVAAVADLDALVIDSYTLPPEHSIAVRAAGWPVLAIVDGDFRGQTADIYVDQNLDSVVDVPGALGLAGLDYALLRSSVRSLRPATPPVHTDARTPKVVAFFGGTDAYRAAPEIAVLLAQTGARFDATVIGANESLRDELHAVVPAEGQRFDIIPPTDDLPKLLAEADLAVSASGTSTWELLCLGLPAALVWVVDNQILGYDRTIARGFGAGLGRLGHLGVDAVDTLERLLTDAAARTELAQRAWSAVDGRGVERVADALLAKARSPR encoded by the coding sequence GTGACAACCGTCGGTATCCGCTGCGACGCCGGTGCGCGCACCGGCGTCGGGCATCTCGTCCGGTGTGTCGCGCTGGCCGAGGAACTGGTCTCCCGCGGCGTCGGGGTGCGCTTCCTGAGCGACCTCGGCGGCGTCGAGTGGGCCGAGTCCCAGCTCACCAGCCGTGGTCTGCCCTGGTCGCCGCCGCCCGCCGACCCGGCCGGGCTGGTCGCGGCCGTCGCCGATCTCGACGCTCTCGTCATCGACTCGTACACGTTGCCGCCGGAGCACTCGATCGCGGTCCGCGCGGCCGGGTGGCCGGTGCTGGCGATCGTGGACGGCGACTTCCGCGGGCAGACGGCCGACATCTACGTCGACCAGAACCTCGACTCGGTGGTCGACGTGCCGGGCGCGCTCGGCCTGGCCGGGCTCGACTACGCCCTGCTGCGCAGCTCGGTGCGGTCGCTTCGCCCGGCCACGCCGCCGGTGCACACCGACGCCCGTACGCCCAAGGTGGTGGCCTTCTTCGGCGGCACCGACGCCTATCGGGCCGCACCCGAGATCGCCGTGCTGCTGGCTCAGACGGGAGCCCGGTTCGACGCCACGGTCATCGGGGCCAACGAGAGCCTGCGCGACGAGCTGCACGCCGTGGTGCCGGCCGAGGGGCAGCGCTTCGACATCATCCCGCCCACCGACGACCTGCCCAAGCTGCTGGCCGAGGCCGACCTCGCGGTGAGCGCCAGCGGCACGTCGACCTGGGAACTGCTCTGCCTGGGCCTGCCCGCGGCGCTGGTCTGGGTGGTCGACAACCAGATCCTCGGCTACGACCGCACGATCGCCCGCGGTTTCGGCGCCGGGCTCGGCCGGCTCGGTCACCTCGGCGTCGACGCCGTCGACACGCTGGAGCGGCTGCTCACCGACGCGGCCGCCCGCACCGAGCTGGCCCAGCGGGCCTGGTCGGCGGTGGACGGCCGCGGCGTCGAGCGGGTGGCCGACGCCCTGCTGGCTAAGGCGCGGTCACCTCGATGA
- a CDS encoding HipA N-terminal domain-containing protein, producing the protein MIRNLVVLLSGHRVGDLVQGPGGVLALGYDADYRSSEAALPLSLSLPLTQPSHAGAVVRSYCQGLLPDNESVLERWGREFQVSAGNPFALLTHVGEDCAGAAQFVPAERVEAMTENKGDVVLLTDEQVAERLRILRRDPSAWHLAGTGQFSLAGAQAKTALHLDTVTGQWGDPSGAIPTTHILKPAVTGFDDHDLNEHLCLRAAQNLGLRAAAFRTMTCTCPVCASP; encoded by the coding sequence ATGATCCGCAACCTGGTCGTTCTGCTGAGTGGTCACCGGGTCGGCGACCTTGTGCAGGGTCCGGGCGGCGTCCTTGCCCTCGGCTACGACGCGGACTACCGAAGTTCCGAGGCGGCTCTCCCGTTGTCCCTGTCGCTTCCCCTGACCCAGCCTTCTCACGCCGGGGCGGTCGTACGGTCGTACTGCCAGGGGCTGCTGCCCGACAACGAAAGCGTGCTGGAGCGCTGGGGTCGCGAGTTCCAGGTCTCCGCCGGCAACCCGTTCGCCCTGCTTACCCACGTCGGCGAGGACTGCGCCGGCGCGGCCCAGTTCGTGCCCGCCGAGCGGGTCGAGGCAATGACAGAGAACAAGGGCGATGTCGTCCTGCTGACCGACGAGCAGGTCGCCGAGCGGCTGCGCATCCTGCGGCGGGATCCGTCGGCGTGGCATCTGGCCGGCACCGGGCAGTTCAGCCTGGCCGGGGCGCAGGCCAAGACGGCGCTGCACCTCGACACCGTGACGGGTCAATGGGGAGACCCGTCGGGCGCGATTCCGACGACGCACATCCTCAAGCCGGCCGTCACCGGTTTCGACGACCACGACCTCAACGAGCACCTGTGCCTGCGGGCGGCTCAGAATCTCGGGCTCCGCGCAGCAGCCTTCCGTACGATGACATGTACCTGCCCCGTCTGCGCCTCGCCATGA
- a CDS encoding NADPH:quinone reductase: MRAAVFTEPGPASVLQITERELPPAGPGEVRVRIVLSAVNPTDTGTRAGRGVPDGVKPPRVPNQDGAGVVDAVGDGVTGLEPGDHVWVWDAGYGRENGTAQEYVVLPRRQVVRMSEDVPFEVGADLGIPALTAHRCLTLAGDGPARLAPGALAGRTVLVAGGAGAVGNAAIQLAKWAGATVLATVSSKEKADLAAAAGADAVINYREEDVAARVRELSETGPNIVVEVSTENLRLDLNVIAPNGNIAIYVAGEVTIPSFKAMLKNVSLDFVLTYTTSAEEKDNAVAAVAEAVNAGAFRVGEDAGLPILRYPFERIADAHEAVENNAVGKVVIEVTAP; this comes from the coding sequence ATGCGTGCAGCTGTGTTCACCGAGCCCGGTCCGGCGTCCGTTCTGCAGATCACCGAGCGGGAGCTGCCGCCGGCCGGGCCCGGTGAGGTCCGGGTGCGGATCGTGTTGTCCGCGGTCAACCCGACCGACACCGGGACCCGGGCCGGGCGCGGCGTGCCGGACGGTGTGAAGCCACCTCGGGTGCCGAACCAGGACGGCGCCGGGGTGGTGGACGCGGTGGGTGACGGTGTGACCGGGCTGGAGCCGGGCGACCACGTCTGGGTGTGGGACGCCGGGTACGGCCGTGAGAACGGCACCGCCCAGGAGTACGTGGTGCTGCCCCGCCGGCAGGTGGTGCGGATGAGCGAGGACGTGCCGTTCGAGGTCGGGGCCGACCTGGGCATCCCGGCGCTGACCGCGCACCGCTGCCTCACGCTGGCCGGTGACGGTCCGGCTCGGCTGGCGCCGGGCGCGCTTGCCGGGCGTACGGTGCTGGTGGCCGGGGGTGCGGGCGCTGTCGGCAACGCCGCGATCCAGCTGGCCAAGTGGGCGGGCGCGACCGTGCTGGCCACCGTGTCGTCCAAGGAGAAGGCCGACCTGGCCGCGGCCGCGGGGGCCGACGCGGTGATCAACTATCGCGAGGAGGACGTGGCCGCCCGGGTGCGGGAGCTCAGCGAGACCGGCCCCAACATCGTGGTCGAGGTCAGCACCGAGAACCTGCGGCTCGACCTCAACGTGATCGCGCCCAACGGCAACATCGCGATCTACGTGGCGGGCGAGGTGACGATCCCCAGCTTCAAGGCGATGCTCAAGAACGTCAGCCTCGACTTCGTGCTGACCTACACCACCTCGGCCGAGGAGAAGGACAACGCGGTCGCCGCCGTGGCCGAGGCCGTCAACGCCGGCGCCTTCCGGGTGGGGGAGGACGCCGGGCTGCCGATCCTGCGTTACCCGTTCGAGCGGATCGCCGACGCCCACGAGGCCGTCGAGAACAACGCCGTGGGCAAGGTCGTCATCGAGGTGACCGCGCCTTAG
- a CDS encoding cytidylyltransferase domain-containing protein codes for MTTLGIIQARMGSSRLPGKVLRKLGGRSVLERVVRAAQQSGVLDTLVVATTIEPADDAVVAECAAIGIPCTRGPVDDVLTRFLGVLDQHESDVVMRFTADCPLLDPHLVALAHRVFTAAGVDYMTTSITRTLPRGLDVEVVRTPVLRAVDALATEHHRTHVTSYIYTHADDFDVIGLTMQPDLSHLRLTLDTEDDWKLIEAIVGHFGDEPISVRELADWLTGRPDLIELNAHVLQKALVQA; via the coding sequence ATGACAACCCTCGGCATCATCCAGGCCCGGATGGGCTCTTCGCGCCTTCCCGGCAAGGTGCTGCGCAAGCTCGGGGGCCGCAGTGTCCTCGAGCGTGTGGTCCGGGCCGCCCAGCAGAGCGGCGTGCTGGACACCCTGGTCGTCGCGACCACGATCGAGCCGGCCGACGACGCGGTCGTGGCCGAGTGCGCCGCGATCGGCATCCCGTGCACCCGCGGCCCGGTCGACGATGTGCTGACCCGGTTCCTGGGCGTGCTCGACCAGCACGAGAGCGACGTCGTCATGCGGTTCACGGCCGACTGCCCGCTGCTCGACCCGCACCTGGTCGCGCTGGCCCACCGCGTGTTCACCGCGGCCGGCGTCGACTACATGACCACTTCCATCACCCGTACGCTGCCGCGCGGGCTCGACGTCGAGGTCGTGCGCACGCCGGTGCTGCGGGCGGTGGACGCGCTGGCCACCGAGCACCACCGCACCCACGTGACGTCGTACATCTACACGCACGCCGACGACTTCGACGTGATCGGGCTGACCATGCAGCCCGACCTGTCGCACCTGCGGCTCACGCTCGACACCGAGGACGACTGGAAGCTCATCGAGGCGATCGTCGGCCACTTCGGCGACGAGCCGATCTCGGTCCGCGAGCTGGCCGACTGGCTGACCGGACGCCCCGACCTGATCGAGCTCAACGCCCACGTCCTTCAGAAGGCCCTGGTTCAGGCATAA